In bacterium YEK0313, one genomic interval encodes:
- the arnT_2 gene encoding Undecaprenyl phosphate-alpha-4-amino-4-deoxy-L-arabinose arabinosyl transferase, giving the protein MLVGLLTLLRLWLAGTLGLAADETYYWLWAQNLSFGYYDHPPAVALLIRASTAVFGDTAFGVRWLSVLLAAAASLGVWRLVWRLTGDRAAALAGAGLVQATLFLGAGAILVTPDTPLVLFWILALLALAEVWRTGRGGWWLLAGLSVGLAFVSKYTAVFLGLGIVVWLLWVPELRRWFRSPWPYAGGALCLAVMAPVVAWNLRHGGASLSKQFGRAVPHAFDPRFVPEFFAGQAGLLTPLIGVLVLYGLVLLLWRAARQREAAATLIVATTVPLVLYLVWYGLFDRVQGNWTACLLPASIAAAVIGARSLPAAGPIGAILRVSLRFAVPVGVTLGLVVAAHALWRVVPLAADPTGQLFGWRAAAAAVEAAAARHGAGTIGTASYTTTGELRFHGSGRPPVVQLGERLRYAMEPEPDLERLRGMPILVVVESRRDGEVEAALNGRFGRVERVGTVDRRWRAPLFAPAADDVVDRLSLFLVSNPRGDGFPDIGPAR; this is encoded by the coding sequence GTGCTCGTCGGGCTGCTCACGCTGCTCAGGCTCTGGCTCGCCGGCACGCTCGGGCTCGCCGCCGACGAGACCTATTACTGGCTCTGGGCGCAGAACCTCTCCTTCGGCTATTACGACCACCCGCCGGCGGTGGCGCTGCTCATCCGCGCCTCGACCGCGGTCTTCGGCGATACGGCCTTCGGCGTGCGCTGGCTCTCGGTGCTGCTCGCTGCCGCCGCGAGCCTCGGTGTCTGGCGCCTCGTCTGGCGGCTGACCGGCGATCGCGCGGCCGCGCTCGCCGGCGCCGGGCTGGTCCAGGCGACGCTGTTCCTCGGTGCCGGCGCCATCCTGGTGACCCCGGATACGCCGCTCGTCCTGTTCTGGATCCTCGCGCTGCTGGCGCTCGCCGAGGTCTGGCGCACCGGCCGCGGCGGCTGGTGGCTGCTTGCCGGGCTGTCCGTCGGGCTCGCCTTCGTTTCGAAATATACCGCCGTCTTCCTCGGCCTCGGCATCGTCGTCTGGCTCCTCTGGGTGCCGGAGCTCAGGCGCTGGTTCCGGTCGCCCTGGCCCTATGCCGGCGGCGCGCTGTGCCTTGCCGTGATGGCGCCGGTCGTCGCCTGGAATCTCCGCCACGGCGGCGCCTCGCTGTCGAAGCAGTTCGGCCGTGCCGTGCCGCATGCGTTCGATCCGCGTTTCGTGCCGGAATTCTTCGCCGGCCAGGCCGGGCTGCTGACGCCGCTGATCGGCGTGCTCGTCCTGTACGGGCTCGTCCTTCTCCTCTGGCGCGCGGCTCGGCAGCGCGAGGCCGCGGCGACGCTGATCGTCGCCACCACGGTGCCGCTCGTCCTCTATCTCGTCTGGTACGGCCTGTTCGACCGCGTCCAGGGCAACTGGACCGCCTGCCTGCTGCCGGCTTCGATCGCGGCGGCAGTCATCGGCGCGCGCTCTCTGCCGGCGGCGGGCCCGATCGGCGCGATCTTGCGCGTCTCGCTCCGCTTCGCCGTTCCGGTCGGGGTGACGCTCGGCCTGGTGGTGGCCGCTCACGCGCTGTGGCGGGTCGTGCCGCTTGCGGCCGATCCGACCGGGCAGCTCTTCGGCTGGCGCGCCGCCGCGGCGGCCGTCGAGGCGGCGGCCGCAAGACACGGCGCCGGCACGATCGGCACAGCCTCGTATACGACCACCGGCGAGCTGCGCTTCCACGGCAGCGGCCGGCCGCCGGTGGTGCAACTCGGCGAAAGGCTGCGCTATGCCATGGAGCCGGAGCCCGACCTGGAACGGCTGCGCGGCATGCCGATCCTGGTCGTGGTCGAAAGCCGGCGCGACGGCGAGGTGGAGGCGGCGCTGAACGGCCGGTTCGGCCGGGTCGAACGGGTCGGCACGGTCGACCGGCGCTGGCGCGCGCCGCTGTTCGCGCCCGCGGCGGACGACGTCGTCGATCGCCTGTCGCTGTTCCTGGTCTCGAATCCGCGCGGCGACGGTTTTCCGGATATCGGTCCCGCGCGCTGA
- a CDS encoding Undecaprenyl-phosphate mannosyltransferase, which yields MTELPDIVRAPELTVVVPSYNERDNVPELAARLGRVLAGIDWEMIVVDDDSPDGTSAVVKELARRNPRVRCIRRVGRRGLAGACIEGMLASSAPVVAVMDADLQHDETILPDMLGHIRAGRELVVASRNIEGGSKTEGLSPVRQAISDLGRRLSGMILKAPLSDPMSGFFMVRRDLVEEIAPKLSTAGFKILADIAASVTHRPSFAEVPYVFRERVHGESKLDAKVALDYLGFILNKLSGGLIPLRFIFFALVGTTGLFVHMVSLYLALGAGMRFAAAQTLATFVAMTSNFLINNEITYRDARLKGARFVVGLILFYAVCSLGAFANVGVASWLYAEAAGWWLAGLAGALMGAVFNYAASSALVWRR from the coding sequence ATGACCGAACTCCCCGATATCGTCAGAGCCCCCGAACTCACCGTCGTGGTGCCGAGCTACAACGAGCGCGACAACGTGCCGGAGCTTGCCGCCCGGCTCGGCCGCGTGCTCGCCGGCATCGACTGGGAGATGATCGTCGTCGACGACGACAGCCCCGACGGCACCTCCGCCGTGGTCAAGGAACTCGCCCGCCGCAACCCGCGCGTGCGCTGCATCCGCCGCGTCGGCCGGCGCGGTCTTGCCGGGGCTTGCATCGAAGGCATGCTGGCCTCCTCGGCGCCGGTGGTCGCGGTCATGGATGCAGACCTGCAGCACGACGAAACCATCCTGCCCGACATGCTCGGCCATATCAGGGCCGGGCGCGAACTGGTGGTCGCGAGCCGCAACATCGAGGGCGGCTCCAAGACGGAAGGCCTCTCGCCGGTCCGCCAGGCCATTTCCGATCTCGGCCGGCGCCTGTCCGGCATGATCCTGAAGGCGCCGCTGTCCGACCCGATGTCGGGCTTCTTCATGGTCCGGCGCGACCTCGTCGAGGAGATCGCGCCGAAGCTCTCCACCGCCGGTTTCAAGATCCTCGCCGATATCGCGGCCTCCGTGACGCACCGGCCGAGCTTTGCCGAAGTGCCCTATGTGTTCCGCGAGCGCGTGCACGGCGAGAGCAAGCTCGATGCCAAGGTGGCCCTCGACTATCTCGGCTTCATCCTCAACAAGCTGTCCGGCGGGCTCATTCCGCTGCGCTTCATCTTCTTCGCGCTGGTCGGCACCACCGGCCTGTTCGTCCACATGGTGTCGCTCTATCTCGCGCTCGGCGCGGGGATGCGTTTCGCCGCCGCCCAGACGCTGGCGACCTTCGTCGCGATGACCTCGAACTTCCTGATCAACAACGAGATCACCTATCGCGACGCGCGGCTGAAAGGCGCGCGCTTCGTCGTCGGCCTCATCCTGTTCTACGCCGTCTGCAGCCTTGGCGCCTTCGCCAATGTCGGCGTGGCGAGCTGGCTCTATGCGGAGGCTGCCGGCTGGTGGCTGGCCGGCCTTGCCGGCGCGCTGATGGGCGCGGTGTTCAACTATGCAGCCTCCTCAGCGCTCGTCTGGCGCCGCTGA